TATAACTCTGATTTCTTTTGGAGTAAATAAATATCCTTCGCGTTTGTTTTTAATGATTTTTTTACGCTTCAACCACGAGTACATTGTTTTATTACTCACTCCATATTTAGCAGCCAGCTCAGTTAAGGTCATGGCTTTGCAAACGGGTTTATTTTCTTCCATAATTTTAAAAAGAATTGTTTTACTAAATACATTTTATGTTCTACAAGACTTAGCGTAATGAGCTCATATAATCGTTGTTGACGAGCTTTTCGGTTGTTGAAATTGTATGTTTTAAACAGATTGTATATTTCTTCCGGGTCGATATTTAAATGCTTCGTGCAATAATTAAAAGTAGCCCTGTCGCAATCGTATTCGTTGGTAAATTTACGGCGGCGGCGGTGCCATTCGAGCAAAAATTTTAATTGATTTTCGCTGATTCGGCTGATAAACGGATAATTAACTTCAATTATTTTTTTGCTTTTTGCTACTCTTATATATCGAATACCATTGTTAACACGAATTCTGTAGGTTTTATAAAAAACCGGTATTCCCTGAAGCAGGTTTTCTTTAAATTTAATAAATTCTAACGGTTGCATGTTCGTATGGATTATTACTGTTCATAACTTGTTCGTAAGCTTTTATTACTTCGTCGAATGCTACTATATCGTTTTTCCGATACGTAGGATTGTCGCAGCGAAATATGGTTATATTATCGAGTACGCGAAACATTTCGGGCGGTACATACGAAAAACCATGAAAAAGAAAAATAAGATCCAGATTCTTTTGTTTGGAATCTAAAATAAATGCACGTACATCGTCGGATAATTGCCGGCGTATATATTTACTTGCATCTTCAAAAATAACCAGGGCATTGTATAAATGTGTGTTAATAGTATTAAGGATTTCGTCGGTATTACTGCCAAAAATTCTATAAACATTCGGTTTTTTCCATCGCGATAGCAAATCTGTATTAATAGCAGCCACATCTTTATACGCCGGATGGTCTATTGTGTCGGCAATTAATATTTTTTGACCGGGTAAAGCCTGACGATATGATTCTATGAGTTTGCGTACATAGGTAGTTTTTCCGCTGCCTCGACGCCCTAAAATTGCAGAAACATTGTTTATTCTGTAATTGCTCATACATCTAAGTTTTCGAGTTTAGAAAACAAGGGCAAATAACGTGGAACCGAAACATAAGCCAGTGCCGTAAATAACATAAATTCAGGACCAAGTTGAATATTATACTTAGAAAACACCTTAGCAAGTGGACTTTTAAGCATTTCTATTTCTTTTTCCTTATAGGGTACTTCGTCGCATAATTCTTTATAGGTTC
This genomic interval from Bacteroidales bacterium contains the following:
- a CDS encoding helix-turn-helix domain-containing protein translates to MEENKPVCKAMTLTELAAKYGVSNKTMYSWLKRKKIIKNKREGYLFTPKEIRVIYEELGEPDN